The genomic stretch GAGCCGCGCCTTGCGCTCCGGGTCTCGCTCGGTCGCGAGCTGCCGCTCGCAGAGCACGCGCAGCTCCTGTGCGGAGGCGTCGACGGGCTTGGCCTCGGGCGGAGGCGGCGCCTCGAGGTCGGCGTCGGGGAGCTCGGGCACGGGCGCCGCGGTCGGCGGAGCGCTCGCTGACGCGCTCTCGGGCGGAGGCGGCGGCGCGGCGCTCTTGGCCGCCTTCTTCTTAGCCGCCTTCTTCTTGGGCTTCTCCTTCTGGGCTCGCGGCTTCGGCGGGGGAGGGGGCGCGCTCGGCGTGCCCGCGGTGGCGCCGGGCAGGGTCGAGGTCGCCTGGGCCGCCTTCGGCTTGGCGGGCCGACCGAGGCCGGGCCGCGGTACCGGGGGAGGCGAGTCGTCGATCTCCTCGAGGACCTCGATCTCGTCGGTGGGCGGGTCGAACAGCTCCATCTCCCCGAGCGAGAGCTCGGCGGTGTGATCCGCGCGCTCCCCCTTGGACTCCCTGCTGCGATCTGCCATTTCGCGGATCCTCCTCGCGCCAGAGTACCGCGATCGGGTCGGAATTCGGTGTCGGGCATCGCCCCGCGCACCAGAGGGGTCAAGGCCTGGAAGTTTCGGCCGATGGCTCGCCTGTGGACGTCGAGGCCGTGACTTTGAACCCTCGTGAGGGCGGATGAACCTGAGCGCGCAATCTTCGCCTCCCGGCCTGGCCGAGCAGGGGCCCGAGCTGGAGGGATTCCTGCAGCTGTCGCTGGACCTCTTCTGTGTGGCGAGCGCGGATGGTTTCTTCCGCTGGCTGTCGCCTCGCTGGAGCGAGCTGCTCGGGTGGTCGATCGAGGAGCTCTGCGCGGAGCCGTTCGTCGAGTTCGTGCACCCGCTCGATCGCGAGGCCACGCTGGCCGAGCTGTCCAAGCTCGGCGCGGGGGAGCTGACGCTGCACTTCGCGAATCGCTACCGCTGTCGCGACGGCTCGTACGTCTGGCTGGAGTGGAACGCGCGGCCGCACGGACGGCACGTCTACGCCAGCGCCCGCGACGTGACCGCGCTGCGCGAGAAGGCGCGTGAGCGCGAGCGGCGCGCGCGACTGCTGGAGCTGGCCGAAGAGCTCGCGCACGTCGGACACTGGCGCGTCGACCTGGAGGCGGAGACCGTGTTCTGGTCGGACGAGGTCTATCGCATTCACGGGAGGCCGCCGGGCTCGTTCGTGCCGACCCTTGCGGAGGGGGTCGAGGCTTACCACCCCGAGGATCGCGAGGCGGTCTGGGAGGCGGTGGCCGCGGCGGTGGAGCGTGGGGAGCCCTTCGACATCGTGCGGCGGCTGGTGCGGGGCGACGGCACGACGCGGTACATTCGCTCCGTCGGTCGGCCGGAGAGCGGGGAAGGCGGACGCGTCAGCGCGATCTTCGGGGTCTTCCAGGACGTGACCGAGGCTCACGAGCTACAGGAGCGGCTCCTGCAGAGCGAGCGCATGGCGTCTGTCGGGACGCTCGCGGGCGGCGTGGCCCACGAGATCAACAACCCCCTCGCGTTCGTCGTCGCCAACCTCGAGGTGATCGAGGAGGAGCTCGGTGAGCTCGAGGGCAGCGGCGACACCCGGGACCTCATCCAGGCGGTGCGTGAGGCGCGGGCGGGCGCGGCGCGGGTGCGCCGGATCGTGCGTGGGCTGAAGTCCTTCTCGCGGGTGGAGGCGCCCAAGACCGAGCCGGTCAACGTCGCGCACGTGCTCAAGAGCGCCATCGACATGGCCCACAACGAGATCCGCCACCGCGCCACCCTGATCCGCGAGGTCTCGGCGATGCCGCGCGTGGTGGGAGACGACCAGCGCCTCGTGCAGGCGGTGCTCAACCTCCTGGTGAACGCCGCGCAGGCGCTGCCCGAGGGCGGCGCGCACGAGGGGCGCATCACGATCCGGGCGGGCGCGGTGCCGGGGGGCGTGTCGATCGAGGTCAGCGACAACGGCTGCGGGATGTCGCCCGAGGTCTGTCGGCGCGCGATGGAGCCTTTCTTCACCACCCGTGCCGTCGGGCTCGGGAGCGGCCTGGGCCTCTCGATCGCGCACGGTATCGTCGAGTCCCTCGGCGGTCGGATCGAGATCGACTCCACGGAGGGCGGCGGCACGACGGTGAAGATCTGGCTGCCCGCGGTCGAGGTGGAGGACTCGCGCAGCGGCGCTCCGGAGGAGAGAGCGGCGAAGCTCCGGGTCCTGGTGGTCGATGACGAAGAGTTCGTGCGCGAGGCCGTGCGGCGGCTGCTGCGAAAGGTGGCCTCCGTGGTCGCGGTCGAGGGAGGGAGCGCGGCCCTGAGCCTGCTCCGCGCAGACGCCGAGTTCGACGTCGTGCTCTGCGACCTGATGATGCCGCGCATGAGCGGGATGGAGCTGGAGCGCGAGATCTCGCGCCGCCACCCGTCGCTCGCCGAGCGCATGGTCTTCATCTCCGGCGGCGCGTTCAGCGAAGGCGCGGCCCGGTTCCTCGACGAGACCGACCGCCCGGTGCTCGAGAAGCCCTTCGACGGGGGCGCGCTCCGAGAGCTGGTGGCGGACGTCGCGCGCGGCGGCTGACCTCGCGGACGAGAGCCGTGACCAAAGCAAAAGGCCACCCCTGTGAGGGGGCGGCCTTTGGTCTTTTTTGGAGCTGAGGGGTCTCGAACCCCTGACCTCTAGAGTGCGATTCTAGCGCTCTCCCAACTGAGCTACAGCCCCGTGAAGAGCGCGGAGTATACACATGCGGGTTGGGCAGGCAAGGGGTGAGGGAACGCCTGGCGAACGGGGCGGATCGCACTCAACTTCCGGCTCGAAACAGGGAGCAGCGATGGCCTTCACCGGTGTGGACTACTACGGGCTCGACGAGGAGCTGAGCGACGAGGAGCGGTTGGTGCGCGACAACGTGCGCCGCTTCGTGGACAAGGAGGTCGTGCCCGTCATCGCGGAGCACTACCAGGCGGGCACGTTCCCGATGGACCTGGTCCCGAAGTTCGCCGACCTCGGCCTGCTGGGGGCGAACCTCGAGGGGTACGGCTGCGCGGGCATGGGCGACATCGCCTACGGCCTCGCCATGCAGGAGCTCGAGCGCGGGGACTCGGGCGTGCGCTCGTTCTGCTCCGTGCAGGGCTCGCTCTGCATGTACCCGATCCACGCCTTCGGCTCGGAGGCGCAGAAGGAGCGCTGGCTGCCGGGCATGGCCGCGGGCGAGCTGATCGGCTGCTTCGGGCTGACCGAGCCGGACTTCGGGTCCAACCCGACGGGCATGATCACGAAGGCCGAGACCCTCCCGGGCGGCGGCTTCCGGATCAACGGCACCAAGCGCTGGATCACGAACGGCGACCTGGCGGACGTGGCCATCGTCTGGGCGAGGCTCGACGGCGAGAAGGTGCGCGGGTTCCTCGTCCCGCGCGGCACCAAGGGCTACAGCACCCGGAAGATCGACGACAAGTTCAGCCTGCGGGCCAGCGTGACGAGCGAGCTGTTCCTGGAGGACTGCGAGGTCGGGGAGGACGCCATCCTTCCGGGCGTGGTCGGCATGAAGGGCCCCTTGTCATGCTTGTCTCAAGCACGATACGGTATCTGCTTCGGCGCGATCGGGGCCGCCATGAGCTGCTACGAGACGGCGCTCGAGTACGCGAAGGACCGGAAGCAGTTCTCGCGGCCCATCGCCGGCTATCAACTCGTGCAGCAGAAGCTGGTGCACATGCTGAGCGAGATCACCAAGGCGCAGTGCCTCACGCTCCGGCTCGGGCGTCTGAAGGAGTCCGGCAAGATCAAGCCGCCGCACATCTCGCTCGCGAAGCGGAACAACGTGCACATGGCGCTCGAGATCGCGCGCATGGCGCGGGACGTCCTCGGCGCGAACGGCATCATGTACGAGTACCCGGTGGGTCGGCACATGATGAACCTCGAGACGGTCTACACCTACGAGGGCACCCACGACATCCACACCCTGATCGTGGGTCAGGACATCACGGGGCTGGCCGCGTTCGAGTGAGGTGAAGCGGGGCGAGGAGGGGCTCGGCCGCGCGGGCCAGGTCTCCGTCACCTCGGGGGGTGAACGCGAGCACCGGGACGTCGAGGCGTCGGGAGAGCAGAGCCCGGTTCGAGCCCGCGTCCTCCTCGACCGACGCTCCGCTCATCACCACCGCGCGCACCTCGACCCCGCGGTGGGCGCACGCCTCCACGGCGGTGAGCGTGTGCGAGAGGGTGCCGAGGATGTCCGCGGCCACGACGACCACGGGGATTCGGAGGGCGCGAACGAGGTCGAGGATGTCGTGGTCCTGGTCGAGAGGCACCAGCACGCCGCCCGCGCCTTCGACGAGGTGCACGCCGGCTGGCGCGTTGGCGAGGATCTCCCGGGTCGTGGAGAGGACCGCCTCGTGTTCGTAGGGTGAGTCACCGCGGAGCGTCGCCGCCCAGGGGCTCAAGGGGAGCCGTGCGCGGTGCAGGCCGGGCCAGCGCGCGAGCTCCGGTCTCTCGCAGGCTGCCGCGAGGGCGATCGCGTCGAGGGGATCGGGGTCGCAGCCCGTCTCGATCGGCTTCAGGGCGGTGACCGCGCCGCCTTGGGCGCGGAGCGCGCCAGCGAGGCCGCGGGTCAGCCAGGTCTTGCCGACGCCCGTCCCGGTCCCGGTGACGAACAGCTGCCGCTTGGTGTCACGTGACACGGGCTGCGTCCGCGAACGCCTCGAGGAGTCGCTCGATGTCGGCGTCTCGATGGGCGGCGGTGGGCACGATCCGGAGTCGGCTGGTCCCCGTCGGCACGGTCGGGGGGCGGATGCCCTGGACGAAGAGGCCCTGGGTGAGGAGGTGGTGGGAGAGCGCCATGGTGCGCGCGGGGTCGCCGATGAGGACGGGCACGATCGGCGAGTGGCCGTCGGGGACGTCCCAGCCCTGAAGTCGGAGCTGCTCCCGAATGCGGGCGGCGTGGCGTGCGAGGACCGCCCGAGCGTCGG from Sandaracinaceae bacterium encodes the following:
- the bioD gene encoding dethiobiotin synthase, which translates into the protein MSRDTKRQLFVTGTGTGVGKTWLTRGLAGALRAQGGAVTALKPIETGCDPDPLDAIALAAACERPELARWPGLHRARLPLSPWAATLRGDSPYEHEAVLSTTREILANAPAGVHLVEGAGGVLVPLDQDHDILDLVRALRIPVVVVAADILGTLSHTLTAVEACAHRGVEVRAVVMSGASVEEDAGSNRALLSRRLDVPVLAFTPRGDGDLARAAEPLLAPLHLTRTRPAP
- a CDS encoding acyl-CoA dehydrogenase family protein encodes the protein MAFTGVDYYGLDEELSDEERLVRDNVRRFVDKEVVPVIAEHYQAGTFPMDLVPKFADLGLLGANLEGYGCAGMGDIAYGLAMQELERGDSGVRSFCSVQGSLCMYPIHAFGSEAQKERWLPGMAAGELIGCFGLTEPDFGSNPTGMITKAETLPGGGFRINGTKRWITNGDLADVAIVWARLDGEKVRGFLVPRGTKGYSTRKIDDKFSLRASVTSELFLEDCEVGEDAILPGVVGMKGPLSCLSQARYGICFGAIGAAMSCYETALEYAKDRKQFSRPIAGYQLVQQKLVHMLSEITKAQCLTLRLGRLKESGKIKPPHISLAKRNNVHMALEIARMARDVLGANGIMYEYPVGRHMMNLETVYTYEGTHDIHTLIVGQDITGLAAFE
- a CDS encoding PAS domain-containing protein; amino-acid sequence: MNLSAQSSPPGLAEQGPELEGFLQLSLDLFCVASADGFFRWLSPRWSELLGWSIEELCAEPFVEFVHPLDREATLAELSKLGAGELTLHFANRYRCRDGSYVWLEWNARPHGRHVYASARDVTALREKARERERRARLLELAEELAHVGHWRVDLEAETVFWSDEVYRIHGRPPGSFVPTLAEGVEAYHPEDREAVWEAVAAAVERGEPFDIVRRLVRGDGTTRYIRSVGRPESGEGGRVSAIFGVFQDVTEAHELQERLLQSERMASVGTLAGGVAHEINNPLAFVVANLEVIEEELGELEGSGDTRDLIQAVREARAGAARVRRIVRGLKSFSRVEAPKTEPVNVAHVLKSAIDMAHNEIRHRATLIREVSAMPRVVGDDQRLVQAVLNLLVNAAQALPEGGAHEGRITIRAGAVPGGVSIEVSDNGCGMSPEVCRRAMEPFFTTRAVGLGSGLGLSIAHGIVESLGGRIEIDSTEGGGTTVKIWLPAVEVEDSRSGAPEERAAKLRVLVVDDEEFVREAVRRLLRKVASVVAVEGGSAALSLLRADAEFDVVLCDLMMPRMSGMELEREISRRHPSLAERMVFISGGAFSEGAARFLDETDRPVLEKPFDGGALRELVADVARGG